The sequence below is a genomic window from Pongo abelii isolate AG06213 chromosome 12, NHGRI_mPonAbe1-v2.0_pri, whole genome shotgun sequence.
AGGGAAAGTACTTTTGTTATATTTGCAGACATGTGTCTCACACATTTCCCCCCTGCTTTTGGTAAACTATCTAAGAATAAACATTACAGATCTGGGTTTTAATTTCTCCAGATGGGATCATAAAGTACCTaggaggtgtgtgtgtatatatatatgatatagaatTGAGGTCACATGGCTGCTGTTCACATTGCAAGTCAAAAAGAAACTCAATGCTCAGTGCGAACGCAGAAAGAACTGAACAACTGAACCGCCAGTGGAATCCAGTATCTGGGCATCACTTTATTCCTTCGCAGGAAGAGGGTCAGCGGCGGCCTGCGAAAGTTTCCCCCGCTCTTTGAAGAGGGAGGTGACAAGACCTGCCAGACCTTCCCACTCCCGGGCCGCCTGGGTTCTGGGGCTTTCGTGATGTCTTCCCTCATCGCGCTCCCCACCcccgaacacacacacacacacacacaatcttccTTGCTCGGGAAACTTGGTTTCAACCTGGCTACCCCTTTCAAAACCCCCGGGAGAACTTCCCCTGCAGGGATGCCCTGCGCCGGCCGGCTGCGCCCTCCCTCTCCTCAACCCTGCGCCTCCTGTCCGCTCCCCGGCGCTCTGGACTCACCCGGCACggtccttccattccacatacagaCAGGAAACCGGCCTCTTCGGGACAACATTTGAAACCACATTTTATTAACATCATCAAAGACCAGAGCACACACTTCGGGCTCTGAGCTCCGGAGCCCGCTTCTTGCAGAAAACCGGGTATGGGGGAAGGGCTGCAGGGGCGAGAAATCCTGCTTCCAACTGCGATTTCAGCTTTCTTATGGAAATGAACGCGACGGCCCGTTCGCCCCGAGCCTCCCTCCCGTTCCCAGCCCCTCTTCAGCTTACCCTTTCCTCCCGCTAACCCCCGCCCACCCGGTCCCCGAGTTCCCGCGGCGGCCAGGCTGGTGGGGACGCACTCGCTCTGCGCCCGGGTCTCGGTGCGAGCGGAAACCCGGGCCGTGGGCTCCCCTCCGCCCCGCCGGCCCGCGCACTGCATTAAATATTCATAGGGTTGCTACTTTCTTAAAGGAGAACCTACCGCGCGGGAAAGTTCACAGCCAAGGAGAGGCACAAAAGAAGGTCTCCGCGCTGGTTCTCGAGGGCTAGGAGACGTATCCCTTCTTGACAGTGCGCCTCCAGACTGGCATTAAGGAGAGGACTAGGGGATGGGATCACCTATCGTCAAGTCACTTATTTTAGACGGGGTGGGAGAAGAGGTGAACTCGGTGGTGGAGAGAAAGTGCGCTCCCTAATCACCTGTTAAACAGTTATATTCAAATTAGCTGTCGCATCTGACGCCCTAGGGTCCCCAAGGGCCTTTTCATAAGGGAGTCTGTTTAACTTCACTGGCTTTGGGAGCGAGAAAGTTTGCCCTTTGTTTCTGGAAACACGCCCACGCAGTACGCTTAGGAAACCTCACACTGAACAATTTCCTTGGAGCGGCTAAAACCGCAACAACCAAACTTGCACCTGCCCCATTCTCCTAAAAACAGAGCAGCGGCTGTGAGCGCTGGGGCGGTAAGTAAGGGCAGAGAAAGGGGCTGTCGTGTGCGTCCCTGCTGTCCGACTCGCACGTCCGGGACCCCTTTCCGCCCGCGCACTGCGGGAGAGTGGCCAGGGCCTAGGCGCGAGCTCAAGAGGGAGAGcgaagggaaaagaagaaagttgtcCGCCGGCCGCGCGCAGCTCCTCCCGTG
It includes:
- the LOC103889656 gene encoding uncharacterized protein LOC103889656, which codes for MQCAGRRGGGEPTARVSARTETRAQSECVPTSLAAAGTRGPGGRGLAGGKGKLKRGWEREGGSGRTGRRVHFHKKAEIAVGSRISRPCSPSPIPGFLQEAGSGAQSPKCVLWSLMMLIKCGFKCCPEEAGFLSVCGMEGPCRGTKMHPENSEDPEAPLKQIPC